A stretch of Triticum aestivum cultivar Chinese Spring chromosome 1D, IWGSC CS RefSeq v2.1, whole genome shotgun sequence DNA encodes these proteins:
- the LOC123176956 gene encoding protein RADIALIS-like 3 — protein sequence MSSGSPSRSTSPSSDSEWSKKENKMFEEALAYYGVSAPNLWEKVASAMGGTKSAEEVRRHFQLLVDDVDSIEHGRIPFPKYKTQGFWT from the coding sequence ATGTCTTCCGGGTCGCCGTCTCGGAGCACCTCCCCGAGCTCCGACTCGGAGTGGAGCAAGAAGGAGAACAAGATGTTCGAGGAGGCACTCGCCTACTACGGCGTGAGCGCCCCCAACCTCTGGGAGAAGGTGGCCAGCGCCATGGGGGGCACCAAGTCCGCCGAGGAGGTGCGCCGCCACTTCCAGCTCCTCGTCGACGACGTCGACAGCATCGAGCACGGCCGCATCCCCTTCCCCAAGTACAAGACCCAGGGATTCTGGACCTAA